One genomic segment of Virgibacillus doumboii includes these proteins:
- the rplU gene encoding 50S ribosomal protein L21, whose protein sequence is MYAIIETGGKQVKVEEGQEIYVEKVTADANDAVTFDKVLFVGGDDVKVGAPYVSGATVTAKVEKHGRQKKVTVFKYKRRKNYHRKQGHRQPYTKLVVEKINA, encoded by the coding sequence ATGTACGCAATCATTGAAACAGGCGGTAAACAAGTAAAGGTTGAAGAAGGACAGGAAATTTACGTTGAAAAAGTCACAGCAGATGCAAATGACGCTGTTACATTTGACAAAGTTCTTTTTGTAGGTGGAGACGATGTTAAAGTTGGTGCTCCATACGTTAGCGGTGCAACAGTTACTGCTAAAGTTGAAAAACATGGCCGTCAGAAAAAGGTTACTGTTTTCAAATATAAGAGAAGAAAGAACTACCATCGTAAACAAGGTCATCGTCAGCCATATACTAAATTAGTTGTTGAAAAAATTAATGCATAA
- a CDS encoding ribosomal-processing cysteine protease Prp, with product MIKVTVYRMNNQIIGFELSGHADSGPYGYDLVCAGVSAVTFGSVNAVMELCQTDLDIEQGDKGGYLRVIIPDQSNERVMEKIQLLFDGMLISLKTIEREYSQFITIQSN from the coding sequence ATGATTAAAGTAACTGTGTATCGAATGAATAACCAAATCATCGGATTTGAATTGTCAGGGCATGCAGACAGCGGCCCATACGGCTATGATTTAGTCTGTGCGGGGGTTTCTGCAGTAACATTTGGTTCTGTAAATGCAGTTATGGAATTGTGTCAAACAGACCTTGACATTGAACAGGGAGATAAAGGAGGATACCTGAGGGTTATCATTCCCGATCAATCGAATGAGCGTGTAATGGAAAAAATTCAACTCTTATTTGATGGTATGCTTATCTCACTTAAAACAATTGAACGAGAATATAGCCAGTTTATTACCATTCAAAGTAATTAA
- the rpmA gene encoding 50S ribosomal protein L27, with the protein MLRLDLQFFSQKKGAGSTKNGRDSESKRLGAKSADGQTVTGGSILFRQRGTKIYPGFNVGRGGDDTLFAKIDGVVKYERYGRDRKKVSVYPVAQEA; encoded by the coding sequence ATGCTACGTCTAGATTTACAGTTTTTCTCACAGAAAAAAGGTGCCGGCAGTACGAAGAACGGTCGTGATTCAGAATCCAAACGTCTTGGTGCTAAAAGCGCTGATGGCCAAACTGTAACGGGTGGTTCTATTTTGTTCCGTCAACGTGGAACAAAAATTTACCCTGGTTTTAACGTGGGCCGCGGTGGAGACGACACACTATTTGCTAAAATCGATGGTGTTGTTAAATATGAACGCTATGGTCGTGACCGCAAAAAAGTCAGTGTCTATCCAGTAGCTCAGGAAGCATAA
- a CDS encoding Spo0B domain-containing protein gives MEEKEVIQILRQYRHDLLNQLQIVQGYMSMGKTEKVQSKIKDYIQRLNEERKLVNFDAPLFALYLIQFDSLHMNFRLTYDIHTENRNLQHIDGELIDCCRKIMAEIEHISDENELYEVHLQINEVASESLIELDFAVVGNFYDSDNRLEGLKNNRFNADTDITADGITCTCNVQF, from the coding sequence GTGGAAGAAAAGGAAGTTATTCAAATATTACGACAATACCGGCATGATTTATTGAATCAGCTGCAAATCGTACAAGGGTATATGAGCATGGGAAAAACAGAGAAGGTTCAATCGAAAATAAAGGATTATATACAGCGATTGAACGAGGAAAGAAAACTGGTTAATTTCGACGCACCATTATTTGCATTGTACCTGATTCAATTTGATTCACTACATATGAATTTTCGTTTAACATACGATATACATACAGAAAATAGAAATTTACAACATATTGATGGAGAGCTTATAGACTGCTGTCGGAAGATTATGGCAGAGATTGAACATATTTCAGATGAAAATGAATTATATGAAGTGCATTTACAAATCAATGAAGTTGCTTCAGAATCCTTGATAGAACTTGATTTTGCTGTCGTTGGCAACTTTTATGACTCAGATAATCGGCTTGAAGGTTTGAAAAATAACAGGTTTAACGCAGATACAGATATTACAGCAGACGGAATTACATGCACATGTAACGTCCAATTTTAG
- the obgE gene encoding GTPase ObgE: MFVDQVSVYVKAGDGGNGLVAYRREKYVPKGGPAGGDGGNGGDIIFKVDEGLNTLMDFRYNRHYKAKRGESGMSQNKHGKNTYPLIVPVPPGTTVTDEETGEVIADLTAEGQEAVIVKGGRGGRGNSRFATPKNPAPELAENGEPGQERNITVELKLIADVGLVGFPSVGKSTLLSVVSAAKPKIADYHFTTLAPNLGVVETADQRSFVMADLPGLIEGAHEGVGLGYQFLRHVERTRVILHVIDMASTEGRDPYDDFQKINQELKEYDPRMVERPQIIAANKMDMPGAEENLQEFQKKLTDDTQVYSISALTRDGLRDILFAIADTLDKIPKYTPELEKDFEEEVVYRYKKEDPAFSITRDDDGAFVLTGAKIEKLFKMTDFTKDEAVQRFSRQLRGMGVDEALRKRGAKDGDTIRLLDFEFEFIE, encoded by the coding sequence TTGTTTGTAGATCAGGTTAGTGTATATGTAAAGGCCGGCGATGGCGGAAACGGTCTTGTTGCATACCGGAGAGAAAAATATGTCCCAAAAGGGGGACCTGCCGGCGGTGATGGGGGCAATGGCGGAGATATTATATTTAAAGTTGATGAAGGCCTTAATACATTAATGGACTTTCGGTATAATCGTCATTATAAAGCAAAACGCGGTGAAAGCGGGATGAGCCAAAATAAACATGGTAAAAACACCTATCCGCTAATTGTTCCAGTTCCGCCCGGTACGACAGTGACAGATGAAGAAACAGGAGAAGTTATTGCGGATTTAACAGCAGAAGGCCAGGAAGCGGTAATCGTCAAGGGCGGCCGTGGCGGTCGTGGAAATTCCCGTTTCGCAACCCCGAAAAATCCTGCCCCGGAATTAGCTGAGAATGGAGAACCTGGGCAGGAACGAAATATTACAGTTGAGTTAAAACTGATTGCTGATGTCGGACTGGTAGGTTTTCCAAGTGTAGGCAAATCCACCCTATTATCCGTTGTCAGCGCAGCCAAACCGAAAATTGCTGATTATCATTTCACAACGCTGGCACCTAATCTCGGCGTTGTTGAAACAGCGGATCAAAGAAGTTTCGTCATGGCTGATTTACCTGGTTTAATCGAGGGTGCACATGAGGGTGTGGGACTAGGCTATCAGTTTCTGCGCCATGTGGAAAGAACCCGTGTTATTTTGCACGTGATTGATATGGCGAGTACAGAAGGCCGGGATCCATACGATGATTTCCAGAAGATTAACCAGGAGTTAAAAGAATATGACCCACGAATGGTGGAACGGCCGCAAATTATTGCAGCCAATAAGATGGACATGCCTGGAGCAGAAGAAAATCTGCAGGAGTTTCAAAAGAAATTAACCGACGATACGCAGGTTTATTCCATTTCTGCACTAACCAGGGATGGATTAAGAGATATATTATTTGCAATAGCTGATACATTGGATAAAATTCCTAAGTACACCCCTGAGCTGGAGAAGGACTTCGAGGAAGAAGTTGTTTACAGATATAAAAAGGAAGATCCGGCATTTTCAATTACCCGAGATGATGACGGTGCTTTTGTTCTAACAGGTGCCAAAATAGAAAAATTGTTTAAAATGACTGATTTCACAAAAGATGAAGCGGTCCAGCGTTTTTCGAGACAACTTCGGGGAATGGGTGTTGACGAAGCATTACGAAAACGCGGTGCCAAGGATGGCGATACGATCAGATTACTGGATTTTGAATTTGAATTTATTGAGTAG
- the pheA gene encoding prephenate dehydratase: MTKIGYLGPKGTFTKLAVDTAFNGEDKHSFDTIPECIDAVDNNQIDIGVVPLENAIEGTVQLTVDYLVHQVRLPIIAEIVVPIQQHLLVNQDFDGKLTDLEEVHSHSHAIAQCHQFIHKHIPDASINFTSSTGKAAEIVSNSSRNIAAIGNKLAAKEYGLTIHQQNVHDYPNNHTRFVVLAKNKDAVNIKHEINAEKTSVLIMLPSDYSGALYQVLAAFAWRKMNLSKIESRPMKTGLGNYFFIVDVNQPYDDVLFPGVQAELEALGCKVTVLGTYPVYQMNL, encoded by the coding sequence ATGACAAAGATAGGTTATTTGGGTCCAAAAGGGACATTTACAAAATTAGCGGTCGATACCGCATTTAATGGTGAGGATAAACATAGTTTTGATACAATCCCGGAATGTATCGACGCTGTTGATAATAATCAAATCGACATTGGTGTAGTACCATTGGAGAATGCGATTGAAGGTACCGTGCAATTAACCGTTGACTACTTGGTTCATCAGGTTCGGCTGCCGATTATTGCTGAAATTGTAGTACCTATTCAACAGCACTTGCTTGTAAACCAGGACTTCGATGGTAAATTAACAGATTTGGAGGAAGTCCATTCACATAGTCATGCGATAGCTCAATGCCATCAATTTATTCATAAACATATTCCGGATGCGTCTATAAATTTCACATCGTCCACCGGTAAGGCTGCTGAGATTGTAAGTAATAGCAGCAGGAATATCGCTGCTATTGGCAATAAACTGGCAGCAAAAGAATATGGACTTACCATTCATCAGCAAAATGTTCATGATTATCCAAATAATCATACAAGGTTTGTTGTATTAGCCAAAAATAAAGATGCTGTAAACATAAAGCATGAAATAAATGCTGAAAAAACAAGCGTGTTAATAATGTTGCCAAGTGACTATTCAGGTGCACTTTATCAAGTACTTGCTGCATTTGCCTGGCGAAAAATGAATCTTTCCAAAATAGAATCAAGACCAATGAAAACAGGATTAGGAAACTATTTTTTTATTGTCGATGTTAACCAGCCATATGATGATGTGTTGTTTCCGGGCGTTCAGGCTGAACTGGAGGCTTTGGGATGTAAGGTAACAGTTCTTGGTACATACCCTGTTTATCAAATGAACCTTTAA
- the safA gene encoding SafA/ExsA family spore coat assembly protein, translating into MKIHIVQKGDTLWEIANNYGVDFEKVKELNPQLSSPDMIMPGMKIKIPSTSKPVKSDNTAVKKETQKPITKQPYKDTSPKPMPVVKEDDYKKPVKMQPKMPVKPEMPEQPKMPVQPQIQMPTSEQEINYYDYDTTINLEYDYYAPQKEKPKHMPQQMVMICPHCFKPSCPPPPMHHGYLPPMGKKDCGCGGPKQMPKYNPQPYGYMASESSPNMEMPMKHGMQNNNYSPYNTPASPQSMGMQQGFHPQQLPPQSHPHFANDSYNKMPYPTPPEFPGNQMFDFREDGDDSKGE; encoded by the coding sequence TTGAAGATCCATATCGTACAAAAAGGCGATACATTATGGGAAATAGCGAATAATTATGGAGTAGATTTTGAAAAGGTTAAAGAGCTGAATCCACAGTTGTCAAGTCCGGATATGATAATGCCGGGAATGAAAATAAAAATACCCAGTACATCAAAGCCGGTCAAAAGTGATAATACTGCAGTAAAAAAAGAAACGCAAAAGCCTATTACCAAACAACCATACAAAGACACATCTCCAAAACCAATGCCGGTAGTAAAAGAAGATGACTATAAAAAACCGGTAAAGATGCAGCCGAAAATGCCAGTTAAACCAGAGATGCCTGAACAACCGAAGATGCCTGTTCAGCCGCAAATCCAAATGCCAACGTCAGAACAGGAAATAAATTATTACGACTACGACACCACAATTAATCTTGAATATGATTACTACGCGCCACAAAAGGAAAAGCCAAAGCACATGCCACAGCAGATGGTTATGATTTGCCCTCATTGTTTTAAACCGAGTTGCCCGCCGCCTCCTATGCATCACGGATATCTACCGCCAATGGGAAAAAAGGATTGCGGATGCGGTGGACCTAAGCAAATGCCTAAGTATAATCCGCAACCATACGGTTATATGGCAAGTGAGTCATCACCAAATATGGAAATGCCGATGAAGCATGGAATGCAAAATAATAACTATAGTCCATATAATACACCTGCTTCACCACAGAGTATGGGAATGCAGCAGGGATTTCATCCACAACAGTTACCTCCACAATCACATCCGCATTTTGCAAATGATTCGTACAATAAAATGCCTTATCCAACACCACCTGAATTCCCTGGAAACCAAATGTTTGATTTCCGCGAAGATGGGGACGATTCAAAGGGTGAATAG
- a CDS encoding phosphotransferase — translation MNFDRLSSFLYNTGMLEILRITSIKNNVFYLETKGEEKFILKKHRNQAKVEQQWIFFEKLNLPVVIGFERFPNHKRFIKDNGQYWTISKYIKGKRLNYADEEDRQETLQTLQTFHEHSSGLKIPEPLKKELFYKRWYKRLQTFRKTEYIFIEYQFNSLYKDIVQTTEHALEIISEYPWNRLEQQAVAYGTWIHGDVASHNFIRGRNQLYMIDFDLLLCAPQLYDCIQLGQRFLPYTDFDLYKLLSYRMVEEQFLKPWLYGISVPSDILREWINYLYRTPERSVHNYLQTMHSNWMKRQSFLKEVRSMLK, via the coding sequence ATGAATTTTGATCGTCTCTCTTCTTTTTTATATAATACCGGAATGTTGGAAATACTTCGTATAACCAGCATAAAAAATAATGTTTTTTATCTGGAAACAAAAGGTGAAGAAAAATTTATTTTAAAGAAACATCGTAATCAAGCAAAAGTCGAACAGCAATGGATTTTTTTTGAAAAATTAAACCTGCCTGTTGTTATCGGATTTGAACGTTTTCCGAATCATAAGAGGTTTATTAAAGATAATGGACAGTATTGGACTATTTCCAAATATATAAAGGGAAAAAGGTTGAATTACGCTGATGAGGAAGATCGACAGGAAACTTTACAAACGTTACAGACATTTCATGAACATTCAAGCGGATTAAAGATACCTGAACCTTTGAAGAAAGAGCTGTTTTACAAGCGTTGGTATAAAAGACTGCAGACTTTCAGGAAAACGGAATATATATTCATTGAATATCAATTTAATTCATTATATAAAGATATCGTACAAACCACTGAACACGCTTTGGAGATTATTTCCGAATATCCCTGGAACCGATTGGAGCAGCAGGCTGTTGCGTATGGAACATGGATTCATGGCGATGTCGCTTCCCATAACTTCATTCGTGGCAGGAATCAGCTATACATGATTGATTTTGACTTGTTGTTATGTGCACCGCAGCTTTATGATTGCATTCAGCTTGGACAGCGATTTCTGCCTTATACAGACTTTGATCTATATAAATTGTTATCCTATCGAATGGTAGAAGAACAATTTCTTAAGCCATGGTTATATGGTATTTCTGTTCCAAGTGATATATTAAGGGAATGGATAAATTATTTGTATCGTACACCCGAAAGATCTGTCCATAACTACTTGCAGACAATGCATTCAAACTGGATGAAACGTCAATCTTTTTTGAAAGAAGTCAGATCAATGCTAAAATAA
- the nadE gene encoding NAD(+) synthase, producing the protein MEKTVEKIVRWLQVQVKEAGVNGLMVGVSGGLDSAVAAHLIKRAFPENSLGVIMPLNSSLTDMDHANKVIESCGINQLTIDLTETHQVMYSQIQQKIKEQNEFNEDNDQLAGANLRARLRMSTLYAVAANYNYLVTGTDNAAEWYTGYFTKYGDGGVDILPLVDFTKTEVREMAEYLGVPKEIIHKKPSADLWEGQTDEGEMGTTYDKIDAYLKGEKIPAKDKEVIEKMHQRTEHKRNPANQFHLTK; encoded by the coding sequence GTGGAAAAAACAGTAGAAAAAATCGTGCGATGGTTACAAGTGCAGGTCAAAGAAGCTGGAGTAAATGGATTAATGGTAGGTGTAAGTGGCGGACTTGATTCAGCAGTTGCGGCACACTTGATTAAGCGTGCATTTCCAGAGAATTCGCTTGGTGTGATTATGCCGCTGAACAGCAGTCTTACTGATATGGATCATGCAAATAAAGTAATCGAAAGCTGTGGAATAAATCAACTTACAATCGACCTCACAGAGACTCATCAGGTTATGTATTCGCAAATTCAGCAAAAGATAAAGGAACAAAATGAATTTAATGAAGATAACGATCAACTTGCAGGCGCTAATCTCAGGGCACGTTTGCGCATGAGCACCCTGTATGCAGTAGCTGCCAATTATAATTACCTTGTTACTGGTACAGATAATGCAGCCGAATGGTATACAGGTTATTTTACAAAATACGGTGATGGCGGCGTGGATATCCTACCGCTTGTAGATTTTACAAAAACCGAAGTGCGGGAAATGGCTGAATATTTAGGAGTACCTAAAGAAATTATCCACAAAAAACCAAGCGCAGATTTATGGGAAGGTCAAACGGATGAAGGTGAAATGGGTACAACATACGATAAAATTGATGCATATTTAAAGGGAGAAAAAATCCCGGCGAAAGATAAAGAAGTCATTGAAAAGATGCATCAGCGTACAGAACATAAGCGAAATCCTGCAAATCAATTCCATCTAACCAAATAG
- a CDS encoding YhcN/YlaJ family sporulation lipoprotein, whose amino-acid sequence MWIKIAGLAIVVILLVGCTNNNDEAFREDLDDFPEPTKYDADNPKNDPFGVGKEGEYPQSDQTEMNDGDESGQSDLFTNEESVAIANHLTKKKEVIQSQVALTDNKVVVGVMLNESAPADMRERIKKEVQEMKPNKKVNVYTDDIYWDRMRNKDSKLDHFNGDMEEFLNEFFNTTRE is encoded by the coding sequence ATGTGGATTAAAATAGCAGGTCTGGCAATAGTGGTAATCTTGCTTGTCGGATGTACGAACAATAATGATGAAGCTTTTCGGGAAGATCTGGATGATTTTCCAGAACCGACAAAGTATGATGCAGATAATCCTAAAAATGATCCTTTTGGTGTCGGAAAAGAAGGTGAATATCCGCAAAGTGATCAGACCGAGATGAATGATGGTGACGAAAGCGGTCAAAGTGATCTGTTTACAAATGAGGAATCCGTAGCCATTGCTAATCACCTTACTAAGAAAAAAGAAGTAATCCAGTCTCAGGTTGCTTTAACTGATAATAAAGTAGTTGTCGGTGTCATGTTAAACGAAAGTGCTCCGGCAGACATGCGGGAAAGGATTAAAAAAGAAGTACAGGAAATGAAACCAAACAAAAAAGTCAACGTATATACCGACGATATTTATTGGGACCGCATGCGAAATAAGGATTCAAAACTGGATCATTTCAACGGTGATATGGAAGAATTTCTGAATGAATTTTTCAATACAACCAGAGAATAA
- a CDS encoding YebC/PmpR family DNA-binding transcriptional regulator: MAGHSKWKNIQRRKNAQDAKKGKIFMRHAKEIYTAAKEGGGDPDTNPALRVAVDKAKGDNMPNDNIDRAIKKATGTLDGASYEEITYEGYGPGGVAVIVQVLTDNKNRTAAEVRHAFKKNGGNLGENGSVSFMFDRKGYIVITNEDGSIDEDEISLEAIEAGADDIITEDGDYEIYTAPENFTDVCDHLRGSEYELEESEIALFPQTYSSPSEDDEKKMLNLIDMLEDSEDVQDIYHNLEESE; encoded by the coding sequence ATGGCTGGTCATTCTAAATGGAAGAATATACAGAGACGAAAAAATGCACAGGATGCAAAAAAAGGTAAAATCTTTATGCGACATGCAAAAGAAATATACACGGCAGCAAAGGAAGGCGGAGGAGACCCTGATACAAATCCTGCACTAAGGGTGGCAGTTGACAAGGCCAAAGGGGACAACATGCCAAATGATAATATTGATCGTGCCATTAAAAAAGCAACCGGAACGCTTGATGGAGCGAGTTATGAAGAAATAACCTATGAAGGATATGGACCTGGCGGAGTTGCAGTAATTGTTCAGGTTTTGACAGACAACAAGAACAGAACTGCAGCTGAAGTAAGGCATGCGTTCAAGAAGAACGGCGGTAATCTTGGAGAAAACGGCAGTGTTTCATTCATGTTTGACCGAAAAGGTTATATTGTTATTACAAACGAAGATGGATCCATCGATGAGGATGAAATCTCGCTGGAGGCAATAGAAGCTGGAGCAGATGATATTATCACGGAAGATGGGGACTATGAAATCTATACGGCACCGGAAAACTTTACAGATGTGTGTGATCATTTACGCGGAAGTGAGTATGAACTGGAGGAATCGGAAATTGCACTATTCCCGCAAACATACAGTTCTCCTTCTGAAGATGATGAGAAAAAAATGCTGAACCTGATTGACATGCTTGAAGACAGTGAGGATGTTCAGGACATTTATCATAACTTAGAGGAATCGGAATAA
- the ruvA gene encoding Holliday junction branch migration protein RuvA: protein MIAYIKGILTAIQDDAVIVDVQGVGYEIVCANPFVFQAELNNEIKINTYHYVREDTQVLYGFKNEDVKYLFIKLISVSGIGPKGALAILGSVDVNGFVEAIEREDDKFLTSFPGVGKKTARQIILDLKGKLTSMVTVSAEGDSNQPSSQGTSEELMEAQEALKALGYTEREIKTVIPQLQTEDTANTDEMIRKALALLMKN from the coding sequence ATGATAGCATACATAAAAGGAATATTAACAGCTATTCAGGATGATGCAGTGATAGTGGATGTGCAGGGGGTTGGTTATGAAATTGTTTGTGCCAATCCATTTGTATTTCAAGCCGAATTAAATAACGAAATTAAAATTAATACATATCACTATGTTCGGGAAGATACACAAGTCCTATACGGTTTTAAAAATGAAGATGTAAAATACTTATTCATAAAATTAATCTCTGTATCCGGGATTGGACCAAAAGGTGCGTTAGCAATTCTGGGCAGTGTTGATGTAAATGGATTCGTCGAAGCAATTGAGCGGGAAGATGATAAGTTTCTAACCAGTTTCCCGGGAGTTGGTAAGAAAACTGCCCGGCAAATCATACTTGATCTGAAAGGGAAATTGACATCAATGGTGACTGTATCAGCTGAAGGCGATTCAAATCAGCCAAGCAGTCAGGGGACATCCGAAGAATTGATGGAAGCACAGGAGGCATTAAAAGCGTTAGGTTATACCGAACGTGAAATTAAGACAGTCATTCCACAATTACAAACTGAAGATACCGCCAATACGGATGAAATGATCCGAAAAGCATTAGCATTATTAATGAAGAACTAA